From one Melioribacteraceae bacterium genomic stretch:
- the nuoF gene encoding NADH-quinone oxidoreductase subunit NuoF yields MEKVKIVLPGIENLHVLDTYLSNGGFNSAKKAFSLTPDEIIDEVKKSGLRGRGGAAFSTGLKWSFMPKTTDKPKYLCVNGDESEPGSFKDREVFEKNPHQLIEGILIACYAIGAKTAYIYIRGEYHKWIKLMQKALDDAYAKGYVGEQMKQTFGTDFYCDIHIHKGAGAYICGEESSLMNSIEGKRGYPRIKPPFPAQNGLWGNPTTINNVETIANVPKIIENGWEWFANIGAPKHPGTILIGISGHVNKPGVYELPTGVLLTELIYDIAGGVPGNKKIKMVIPGGSSMPPLRGDQIEGVRMDAESLKEAGSAIGTAGVMVMDEDTDILKVLARITKFYYHESCGQCTPCREGTGWMLKTLNRMIEGNATSKDLDLLIDVANNIEGNTICALGDAAAWPVKFTIQRFRKELEEYVKPEVDLPIHNKVHSMRGTKVPLDKIKR; encoded by the coding sequence ATGTGTTAGATACCTACCTTTCTAACGGTGGATTTAATTCCGCAAAGAAAGCTTTCAGTTTAACTCCGGATGAAATTATTGACGAAGTTAAGAAATCAGGATTAAGAGGCAGAGGCGGTGCTGCGTTTTCTACCGGACTCAAGTGGAGTTTCATGCCAAAAACTACAGATAAACCTAAATATCTCTGCGTTAATGGCGATGAATCAGAACCGGGTTCGTTTAAAGATAGAGAAGTATTCGAAAAGAATCCTCATCAGCTTATCGAAGGTATTTTGATTGCTTGTTATGCAATCGGTGCAAAGACAGCTTATATATATATTCGCGGTGAATACCATAAATGGATTAAGTTAATGCAAAAAGCATTAGATGACGCCTATGCTAAGGGTTACGTTGGCGAACAAATGAAACAAACTTTCGGAACTGATTTTTATTGTGATATTCATATTCACAAAGGTGCAGGTGCATATATCTGCGGTGAAGAATCTTCGTTGATGAATTCCATTGAAGGTAAAAGAGGATATCCAAGAATTAAACCTCCATTCCCTGCACAAAATGGTTTGTGGGGAAATCCAACTACAATTAATAATGTTGAAACAATCGCAAACGTTCCAAAAATAATAGAAAATGGTTGGGAATGGTTTGCTAATATCGGTGCCCCAAAACATCCGGGTACAATTTTAATCGGTATCAGTGGTCATGTTAATAAACCGGGAGTTTACGAACTTCCGACCGGAGTTTTATTAACCGAACTAATTTATGATATAGCCGGTGGAGTTCCGGGAAACAAAAAAATTAAAATGGTTATACCCGGTGGTTCATCTATGCCTCCATTAAGAGGTGATCAAATTGAAGGTGTTCGTATGGATGCGGAATCTCTTAAAGAAGCCGGTTCTGCGATTGGAACGGCAGGTGTTATGGTAATGGATGAAGATACTGATATTCTCAAAGTTTTAGCCAGAATTACAAAATTTTATTATCATGAAAGTTGCGGACAGTGCACACCCTGCCGCGAAGGCACAGGTTGGATGTTAAAGACTTTAAACAGAATGATAGAGGGCAATGCTACTTCAAAAGATTTAGACTTACTGATTGATGTAGCAAACAATATCGAGGGTAATACGATCTGTGCATTAGGTGATGCTGCAGCATGGCCTGTTAAATTTACAATCCAACGATTCAGGAAAGAACTTGAAGAATATGTTAAACCGGAAGTTGATTTACCTATCCATAACAAAGTTCATTCTATGCGGGGGACAAAAGTTCCGTTGGATAAAATTAAAAGATAA